The Candidatus Binatus sp. sequence TTCTCGAAATGAAGCGACAAAACGAAATTTAGCGGCAAAAGACGTTCTCGGAGTTTTCCCGATTAGAGCGTTCCGCGCTCCAGGAGATCGCACCAGCGTCCCTGGTCGGAAGTCGCGATCCGATAGCGCCCGGGCGAGTACTGGGTCATGCGGTAACAGCCTTCCTCTCCGGAATTGAGCTGCTGCCAGCGGATACAGACATTGTCGCCGGCGCTGCGCACGCGGCCGGTGTCTGCCACCTCCATGGCGGTCTCCCGCATATTGGGCATGCGATAGATCGCCTTGGCCAGGCCACTGCGCTCGTAGCTCGCCCATCCGCTGGTGCCGTCGATGCAGTTGAATTCAAACCGGCGGCCGGCGAGCAGATTCTGTGCCTCCGAACCGGTCAGGAGTTGATCGGCGAGGACGGGAGCGGTGACAGTGGTCGCGGCAAGAATCGCGGCCGCGAAAGTTCGGATCGACTGGTTCATTGGGAGCCTTTCGACGACCGGCGGCTCCGAGGTGGGCCGTTGGGCCATTGGATGGAACGCTGCTTGCAGGCGAAAGTTCCCGTCGAAAGGAATATTTTCGGAACGACAAGGACCACCGTCCGCGTTCTATCCCAGGCCTCGCCTCAGGAGAATCCGACTGAGAGGTCCCTTTGGGGAACGCAACAATGTCAAACGAAAAATCGACTTCCATAAGCAATTGGAATCAGGACCCGCCACTTGGCGGCGGCGCAGGCAATGTGGATCGCCTGAGCTTGCTCTTACGCTGCATGGATTATCGAGACAAGCGTGCCTTGCGGTCCGCTGGATACTTCCACACGGGCATCGAGCTGGCGCGCGAGCGCGTCCACGATGCTCGTGCCCAAGCCGGAACGTGCGCGCTCGTGACCTTGATCCTCTCGCCCAATGCCGTTGTCGGACACCGACAATCGCCAGTCTGCTCCGTCGACATCGTATTTCACCAATATTTTGCCCTCGCTGCCGTCTGCGAAGGCATGCTTCAGAGCGTTGATCACGAGCTCCGTGACAATGAGCCCAATGCTCACCGCTTCGTTGGATACAGCCGTGCCGGCGCCGGCTTGCACGACGAGTGAGAGCGGCCGACGGTTACCGATCATCGAATTCTCGAGGCTCTCGCACAGCTTCGATAGATAGGGAGCGATCTCGATCCTGTCGCCCAGCCCCGAGGCCTTCAGCTGCTGTTGCACGGCCGCAACGGACATGACGCGCTGGTGTGCGTCCTGCAGGTGCATGCGCGTCTCCTCCGATTGCACCGTCCGCGCCTTGAGCATGAGGATGCTTGCAATGATTTGCAGGCTGTTGGCGATGCGGTGCTGCATCTCCTGGAGCAGCAGCTCCTTCTCGCGCAACAGCTCGTCCTTTTCACGCTCCGCGGCGTGCCGTTCCGTTATGTCTTCGATCGCCAACAGCAGAGCCGAGTCGGGGTGTTCTTCGTCAAATACCTGGCGGGCGTTGAGGAGCATCATGCGCCGCCCGATATGCGGAAATTCGTGCTCGACCTCGTAGGCCTCGATGGCGCGGCGTTTCGGGATGACGTTTTCCAGAAGTTTCCGCAGCGCCGGGATGTTCCATTGGCCCCCGCCCAAGTCGTAGAACATCTGACCTACGGTGTTCTGCGGCTTCACCCCGAACGACCGGTAGAAGGAACGGCTCGCGGTAACCACGCGCAGATCGCGGTCGAGCACAACAAGCGGCTCGCGGACGGTGTCCACGATGGCCGCCGCTAGCATGCGCCCATCCTTTACGTCGTTGAAGTGGAAGCGTTTCGGCATGCCGCTGAACTCACTGGCGCGCGTTCTTATTAGGCGCTTACGACATAATAGCTTCCTACCTATTTTATAGAATCGCGCACAATTAACCAGGGGGGTTTTAATTTGCAGGCAATCGAGCAGCGGGACGAAGACAGTAATAAGGCAAGCCCAGGTCTAGGAGCAGCAGCCACACCAAGGCGTAACGCTCGTGCTTATTTTTGCTTTGAGTCATGAGCAGACGTACGGAGACGACCGCTTCTAGCCAGGACCGGACATGGCGCAGGCGATCCAACCAAGACAGAGTAAGAAAACAGCTCCTCGCAAGTATCAGCAAGAACCCTGATGTTTGTATGAACTGGGCTACGCTGATTCGACTGACGCTCCCGGCAAAAAAATTCCGCTCCGCGCAAGAAACACGCGAAGCGGCGAGTCCTGTCAGTTCGTGTTCGATCCGGTTTAGCGTTTCAACCTGACAATTTCATCCGCGCACGAATCGGCGAGGCGCATGTTGGCGGTAGTTTCTCCCGGCAGCGTCGCGAAGCCGGTCTTCGCCAACTCGCTGTCGCGCCGCCAGGATGCGACGTCGATCAAGGCAGCCACTTTTGCCGAAGCGTCCGCTTGGGCGAGGAACTTTTCAGCACACCCGGGAGTGAACGATTTCACCAGGGCGGCACTGGTGCGCTCCACCGCCATTTTCTCGGCGGTGCTGCCGTAGGTCCATCCGCCCCAGGTGAACCCGATTCCCCAGGTCAGGATGACGCCGATGGCAATGCCTTGTAAGAGACGCTTGAACGACTCTTCCTTAAAGAACGAAGGAACTTGCATGACGATCTCCTTTCGTCAGTACTAGAGAAAAATGATTTTCTCCCTAGGAATCAACGACGGCACGGAATGGCGATCTGCATGAGGTCGCTTTTCCGCCAGGCCTCAAATCGAAGGCCGGGGAACGGCGGTATCTTCCAGATCAATCATCGTTTGTATCTTTACGACCCGATCCGCGAGTCGGGTCCACGTATTCGCCATATGAAGCAACCGCGGCCTGCGCTGTAGCGTTCGCGCCTGCCGCGCCAAGCGTCCATAATTGGCGGCGATTTGTTTTAAGTTGTCTGCGCTGGCCATGTGTCCCTGCTCGTTCCAGGCGGGAGCACATGGATCTCTCGGTCGCCGGCGCCCTGATTCAATGATCTGCCAGCAATGTGACAAGTGTGCGCGCAATTCGGACCTAAGTCGACCGTTATCTTCCCGATCTGCGAGCACCTTCACGATCGGCAATCACCCAAAGCCGGTCGGTTGGCGCCGCCGCCAGCGCCGGAGTCGTTGGCATTGTCTGATAGATACGGACGAAATGGTAACGCGGCTGATGCCATGCGTTGACGCCCCGCTTGCTCTGGTACAAGGTCCAGCGGCGTGGGCCGCCCACGCAGATCGGCCGGGATCATGGCGCTGAATTTCCCCAATATGAGCCGCGTTTACGATTCGACGAGACGCGCCGTGCGTTTCTGGGGCTATGACAGCGCGATGGAGAGTTCGTTCTTCGTCACCGCGGACGCGCTGCAAAGTCTGCAACCAGACATGAAATTGGACGTCGCCAGTCTGCTGCGCGTGTTTGATTCCAATCGCGATCTGATCTGCGTGGCGGCGGGCAAAATTTATGCCCGTGGCCGCAAGGGCAGTTACTGTCTGGTCGGGGCTGACTTTTAAGTAAGTCGTCCAGCATTCTTCTTTGCCGCCTGCAGGTTCCGAGTCCAGCAGACAGAATGTCCTGCTTCGTGCCAACTCCGGACATGCCGACCAATTCAAATGCTGATCGGCGACACCATCAAACCAGGATGAACCGGGTTGGAGCAATCAGCGAAGCAGCCCCATGCGACCAACTGGGACTGGGGCTCTGTCGTGATTATGGTAACATTCTAGTCGTCCTACTGATCCGCGACATCACAGGGAGAATCTAACATGCCCTCCACTATCGACCTCTACCTGATCGGCGTCTGGTTCTGCGTCGGCTTCTTCACGGGCGCTGGCT is a genomic window containing:
- a CDS encoding sensor histidine kinase; this translates as MPKRFHFNDVKDGRMLAAAIVDTVREPLVVLDRDLRVVTASRSFYRSFGVKPQNTVGQMFYDLGGGQWNIPALRKLLENVIPKRRAIEAYEVEHEFPHIGRRMMLLNARQVFDEEHPDSALLLAIEDITERHAAEREKDELLREKELLLQEMQHRIANSLQIIASILMLKARTVQSEETRMHLQDAHQRVMSVAAVQQQLKASGLGDRIEIAPYLSKLCESLENSMIGNRRPLSLVVQAGAGTAVSNEAVSIGLIVTELVINALKHAFADGSEGKILVKYDVDGADWRLSVSDNGIGREDQGHERARSGLGTSIVDALARQLDARVEVSSGPQGTLVSIIHAA
- a CDS encoding DUF1488 domain-containing protein; protein product: MALNFPNMSRVYDSTRRAVRFWGYDSAMESSFFVTADALQSLQPDMKLDVASLLRVFDSNRDLICVAAGKIYARGRKGSYCLVGADF